In Spea bombifrons isolate aSpeBom1 chromosome 9, aSpeBom1.2.pri, whole genome shotgun sequence, the genomic stretch AGGTCAGCGCTGGCAGGTTTCTCTCGTgaaagctggccctgtataatgtatagtacaGAGGGAGGTGATATTCAAGATATCGCAGGCAGAGCCAGCTCAGCCACTACTGCAGGGTGACGTTAGGGAGATGAAACTGCATCTCTCCTGCTAACTCTGGGGGTCCTTGAATCCTGTGATGCCCTGCAACGGACTAATGTGGCCCAGGAGGCTGCCTGGGGAAGCGTAGACGGACAGACCTGACGCAGGCGCTGCTCGAGGAGATTACTCACTTGTTTTCTTTGGTCTCAAACTGTCTTCTCTCTATCAGGTTGGACACAGTCTGAGAAATGGaggaattatatattatatataacacttgTGCCCCTAAGCCCACCCTCTTCTTCCATCCGTCTGTAAACCCGCCATTTTTCTTCTTGTCTAATGGAATATTTGTTTCTTCCTTTGCCACTGCATTAGCTTAAATTATACAGGGAGAATTAGGGACATTAATAAAGATACTATTCATTGCGTGCATATAATAGAGCTGTTAGAAAGTGATTCCTTGATCTCAAATGATATTTAGCTGCAGCATTTGGCCCCCTGGTAATTTCACAGACGCCTGCATACGAAACATAAGTACCTTGTAACATTTCTGCATCAGCATGCGAGCCGTGGGCAGGGTATTCACTGCATACAGGTAGAAAGTGCGTGACGGCGCGTGATCGGGGGTTTTGGGGATTTCCTGTAAGTCAGAGAATTGAAGTGAAAGCGAGTCACGGCCGATCCATTCACATCGCGCCGTGACCTAGAAGCTGGATCCGTTTCTATGAGACGGCAGAGGCCACACAATCACTATTTCACCTATTTCAGTGATAGCCGGTCACTGAGGATGTCCGGTTATCTGTGGGCTCTGGCTTTCAGGGGCACTTACCTGCAAAGAGACCAGGTTTACAGACAGCATCCGATACAGCATGTCTTTGGCTTCTTTGGCAGGGATCATAGCAAAATCCTCCACTTGTTTCTGTTCCAAGTGCCTCTTGCGAAGGAGGAGGCGGAAAATCCTGGCGCACCTGGAGCCGAACCTGCGCAGAACCACCAGTGGCAAGTTTGTGTTAGTGGGGGTAATTTCCTCTCCCTGATTTCCTGGTCCACTACCTATACCTTCCCACGTAGCCTGTCGTGCCACATAGCCTTTGCCTGACAGGAGTCATCCCTGTACCCACTTAAACTGGCCGTCCGACATACCACCACTGGATGCTAATCACAATATATTTCTTATGTACCCGGGGAGGCTTAACTGTACAGAACTACAAAGAGAATAGCCTCAGGCTGTACGATGGATCCTGGATCCGTGCTGTTAGGACAGACGCCGGGAAAGTCTGCCCTGAGccaattacatataatataaatcaattatCTTACCTCTCCTGTACAACCGATTCCAAATTTGAAGTGGCCAATGTAGCAATTGCCTTATGGAGATCTATTGGGGTAAAGTTAAGTAACCAACAATAACAGGTTATCAACAGAATCAACATCTTCCAGCTTTATGGAATAGAATTCACAATTCACACAACAGTCCATCTAGTTAGGGAAAGAAAAGGATACTGATGACGAACATTCCTCCACCGCTGTCTCCGGACCGTCCGACAAACTCCAACTGCAACACAAAAACGAGGAGACACGGATTACAACCCAGCGGGGTAATTGGGTAAATAATGAAGACAGACTGTGGATTATGCCCACGTGGTTACACCGATGGAGTGTAAGGCATGGCACAGGCTGAAATGTTGGCAGATCTGTAGGGGATCTGCTCACTCAACAGCACTGGGATACATGTTGGCAttctgatatattattattctgatgtgttataaataattataaacattaaatagcaATGGGTACCGGGTCGTCTGCCAGCAGAGTCAGGTACTGGTCCAGCACTTGTTTGGAGATATTGTATCCGGCTGGCAAAGATTTGAAAATCTGCGAAGCCAAAAGGACATGTTACAGCGTTACGTGGCTTACGGGGAGCACGTCGAAGGCACAGACCTATCAGACCCCATCTTTCTTGGGGTCCTTTTAAGAGAATACCAACCTCGTTGGAGGACAGTGGATGGGTGTACGCAGCGCTGGAAGACGTGGTCACCTCACTCATTCTCAGCATGGTCCGGACAATCTCACTGCTGGTCTGAAACACAGAGGGCGAAGCCGACGGGAACAATTTTAGACATTTcggggccacatttggggtatgCACATTtgtcaatgttgaactttgataTTTGATGATCCACTGCCCaggccctatttggtacatctttgagcggcgccatttcagtgtgccctataaaaccatatatttttgaaaactagacaccccagggtatttcaaatgctggtattttaactctttgcatgcacacattttatcacCGGCATTtctcaaagtttgcagtagtatttattgtgtgtatttttccccacacacctactttatgtatgaatttacagctcctggtatttgtcgctgtcacacgacaccccaatatgtgttcagcaacatcttctgagtacagtgataccccacatgcatgggtatgCCGGGTTTtttgggaactaaaaggcccCATATGGGACGTGTACATTTGTAAATTAGATGTGGGGCCATCCTTCCctccgtgttaattgggacattgttgaacccggccacttCATCACTTCAttttatcccatcaaaccatatattttttgaaagtagacaccccatgggcacttaatatgccagtattttaactctttccatgcgagaattgtttgaagctaatatatatattattttttatttgttttattttttttttacattttttggaacttgaaggttcccctgttggtgacatcagtgggaaattatttttacattactgtttttttttttattttaactttttttttgcttattattattattttttttttttttttttttactaatcacactgtgattagaaagcagggctccattgacttgcatggttgaatgcagtacctgtattcaacctgcaagtggagccagagttctctagagggtctggagactcTCTGCCTAACTTTTCCAAAttgattggttttttttttaacagggcggccgccatcttgcggttggcgaaatcacttgcagtggcggttgtggcagtcacagcccgtcctggggtgagtgtttggtgttgctgattGCCTCCTGattgaggcattccagcgacaccattgaagttgaCACTCTTtcaaaacgggcgtccgccgccatacagtgtctggcggatgttgacgccccggggaggggccagacacggCCCCTGATGCTGATCACGGTGTTCCTGAATGCCTCtatgtcgaggcattacagcaacacagtttgggtgcagaaagcgagtGTAGATCGCTTTATGCACCTGTTTAAaatcatgacggtcctggcacgtcaattgtcgttaacccttcGTTTCCGGGTGACGTGCCctgaccgtcaattgtcattaaggggttaatccacaCATCTAATGCAGAAGGGGGAGGCATATTCTCGTACCTGGTCCATTTTGTTGGACACGGCGCTGATGATCGCTTGGTCACGGAAGTGCTGGTGAAAGCGATCCATGTTGACCTGCCAGTATATTCCTTCATCCTGCTCGGACTGCGGGCGAAAGACGTGATTAATAGTCGGGTATTCTTTGGAATGGACAGATAAGGATATGTTGTGATGGATGATACATTCACCTCTGCACCGGtatctttcttcgtccgcttcgCTTGACTGCTGCCTTCATCTTCATCCGATGACCTCCGCCTCTTGCCTCGCCCTAGAAAGGGACGCATAGCCCAATAAAGTTTAACAAACTCTAACGGCACCCGTTCCATACAAATACAGCTGGACCGGTTAACCCATTTAGCGCCCATTTCTCTGGTGCGGAAACTTTCTGAACGTTTCTCGTGCTTAATTGCTTTTCACCTACCCAGCAGGGTGACTCTGGGGACCGTGAACATCTCCTTCTCGTTGGTGACCAGGGACGGAGCTACCGGAGGCTTGCCTTCCGCTCCTTGCATCATGTCCGCTTCGGTGAGACCCGGACATCTCTGTACAAAGTGTGTGTCTGCCAGACGCGTGAACATTGCAGACACCTCGGCGTAATCCATGCTCTTCCCTTCTGTACAGACAGAGGCACTGCATTACATGACATCTTTAACACAGATTTAACTGCACCGTGTAAGTTATACAAGCCAATGCTTACCTTCCATGGACTCCGTCAGTCTGTCGGCCACTTTTTTCACCACGGCGCTCAGGGTCATCTTCCCGTTGAGCAGCAATTCCTCCACGATCAGCTCTCCGGTGTCACCGTACAGGGTCTTTGTGGTGTAGATGTAGCGCGGGTACCGGAGGATCCGCAGGCAGCGGTCGTAGTGCGCACAGTACTCCACGAAGCCGCGTTTGTGTAACTGGTACGACACCAGGTTGTGTTGGATTAGAACACACAGAGCTTTTTTCACCTGGAAGGAAAGAAACATCCAATATATCGTTAGTTACCAGAACGAAATGAATCAATGTATCTGTTTTTAACAGTTACCGCTGCAATTATTCTTAACAGTCCTTTACACCTGGCCTCACCTCGTGGCCTCACCTCGTGGGTTAATGACCTTCCTGTTAACCCATTACATGCTTGAGATCTGCCTCAAGAAAACACAAAGGTTTCCAGGAGCAGGGGTTAATCCGGCAACCAATTCACATGAAAACCACAAGATTTACCTGATCCAGGGAGGTGCCGGTGTCCTTAGCGATTACTCGTAGAGGCTGCTTGCCGGTCCGGATCAAATACGTTCCCACCCTGTCCACGATCTCTCCGTAATGCTCTCTCAGCAGCAAGGAGCAGAGCGTAGCCTCGGCCTGAGTCATCCTCACCCGCCTGTACGggaacatgtatacatatatattatatcctcACAGTACGGATATCTCCATATTACAGCATATATCCTCACAGCACAGATACCTCCATATTACAGGGTATATCCTCACAGTACAGAAATCTCCATATTACAGCATATATCCTCACAGCACAGATACCTCCAtattacagcatatatatatcctcacaGCACAGATACCTCCATATTACAGGGTATATCCTCACAGTACAGAAATCTCCAtattacagcatatatatatatatatcctcacaGCACAGATATCTCCATATTACAGGGTATATCCTCACAGTACAGAAATCTCCAtattacagcatatatatatcctcacaGTACAGATATCTCCATATTACAGGATTTATCCTCACAGTACAGATATCTCCATATTACAGCATATATACATCCTCACAGTACAGATATCTCCATagtacagcatatatatatatatatatactcacagtACAGATATCTCCAtattacagcatatatatatatatcctcacaGTACAGATATCTCCAtattacagcatatatatatatatcctaacaGTACAGATATCTCCATATTACAGCATATATACATCCTCACAGTACAGATATCTCCATagtacagcatatatatatatatatatactcacagtACAGATATCTCCAtattacagcatatatatatatatcctcacaGTACAGATATCTCCAtattacagcatatatatatatatcctaacaGTACAGATATCTCCATATTACAGCATATATACATCCTCACAGTACAGATATCTCCATagtacagcatatatatatatatatatactcacagtACAGATATCTCCAtattacagcatatatatatatatcctcacaGTACAGATATCTCCAtattacagcatatatatatatatcctaacaGTACAGATATCTCCAtattacagcatatatatatcctcacaGTACAGATATCTCCAtattacagcatatatatatcctcacaGTACAGATATCTCCAtattacagcatatatatatatcctcacaGTACAGATATCTCCATATTACAGGATTTATCCTCACAGTACAGATATCTCCATATTACAGCATATATACATCCTCACAGTACAGATATCTCCAtattacagcatatatatatatatatactcacagtACAGATATCTCCAtattacagcatatatatatcctcacaGTACAGATATCTCCAtattacagcatatatatatcctcacaGTACAGATATCTCCAtattacagcatatatatatcctcacaGTACAGATATCTCCAtattacagcatatatatatcctaaCAGTACAGATATCTCCAtattacagcatatatatatcctcacaGTACAGATATCTCCATATTACAGCATATATCCTCACAGTACAGATATCCCCATATTACAGGATATATCCTCACAGTACAGCCATCTCCAtattacagcatatatatatatatcctcacaGTACAGATATCTCCAtattacagcatatatatatatcctaacaGTACAGATATCTCCATATTACAGGATATATCCTCAAAGTACAGCCATCTCCATATTACagcatatatattacatagttacatagttacataggctgaaaaaagacatgcgtccatcaagttcagcctttcctatatctgttaatttgttgctgtttgatccaaaagaaggcaaaaaaccccggcttcgctctttccaattttgcactaaccagggaaaaaattccttcttgaccccaaaatggcagtcagatttctccttggatcaataagctgtttccccataattagaTTATAAGATTataagattatatccccgattatatccccgaatattatgtttttccaggtatccatccagttgcagtttaaacgtctgtacagactctgataaaactacctctgcaggcagagaattccacatccttactgcccttactgtaaaaaaccctttcctctgctttagtctaaatctcctttcttccagtctaaatgcatgaccatgTGTCctgtgcatagtcctgtttatgaacagatttccacacaatggtttgtattggccccaaatatatttatataacgttatcatatcccctctgaggcgacgtttttctaaactaaacatttttaaattagttaacctttcttcataattatagtgctccattccttttattaattttgtagcccgcctctgcaccctttccagtgctatgatatccttctttagaaaagtgcccaaaattgcacagcatactcaaggtgtagccttaccattgatttatacagaggcaaaattatatctttattacgcgacttgatgcccctttttatacacgacaataccttactggccttagcaaccgcagactgacactgcacattattgcctagtttgttgtctataacaattcccaaatccttctcatttgtcattacccctataTATATCCTCACAGTACAGATATCTCCATATTACAGGATTTATCCTCACAGTACAGATATCTCCATATTACAGGACATGGCGCctttatatttgaaaaatcaCCTCATTTTCCAGGGCACACTCACAGGCCAAGCACTCACTCTCAGTTTGTCAACTCCACTCACAAGGCCCCCAATTCCTGTTACCTGACATTCTTAAAAAACATGTTAACCCTAAATTAACCTCCGCTCCCCACCGTCCCCCGTCTCTAACAGCTGCACTCACCCTCTGGTAACAAACCACCTCACAGCCCGTCAGCTTCTATGTGTTTCCCCAAACCAAACCGCGTACTGACTGTGTACATTGTCAATAAAGCTAGTTGACGCTCTTTGTGGAGGAGGGATAGAGCGGCGCCCAGGCAGAGATACTCGGCTTGCGGTCTTACTGGTGCTGGAGGACTGACGTGACGTTGGGCAGCAGCAGGAGAGCGGGCAGGAAACATGGCGGAGGCGGCGGCTGTGTCTCAGCATCGCTTCTTCT encodes the following:
- the POLR3C gene encoding DNA-directed RNA polymerase III subunit RPC3; the protein is MTQAEATLCSLLLREHYGEIVDRVGTYLIRTGKQPLRVIAKDTGTSLDQVKKALCVLIQHNLVSYQLHKRGFVEYCAHYDRCLRILRYPRYIYTTKTLYGDTGELIVEELLLNGKMTLSAVVKKVADRLTESMEEGKSMDYAEVSAMFTRLADTHFVQRCPGLTEADMMQGAEGKPPVAPSLVTNEKEMFTVPRVTLLGRGKRRRSSDEDEGSSQAKRTKKDTGAESEQDEGIYWQVNMDRFHQHFRDQAIISAVSNKMDQTSSEIVRTMLRMSEVTTSSSAAYTHPLSSNEIFKSLPAGYNISKQVLDQYLTLLADDPLEFVGRSGDSGGGMFVINLHKAIATLATSNLESVVQERFGSRCARIFRLLLRKRHLEQKQVEDFAMIPAKEAKDMLYRMLSVNLVSLQEIPKTPDHAPSRTFYLYAVNTLPTARMLMQKCYKTVSNLIERRQFETKENKRLLEKSQRIEAIIASMQATGAEGTQLQEIEEMITPLERQQIDNLRRNVNRLDASEINVDDTIFILESYINSTKIKS